The sequence CTCTGGAAATGGAATGGTTGTTACTTTCCCAAATTTGTAGGCTTGTAAACCTGCAATTCCCGGTGCTGCAGAGAGTATGGAAGATGAATGAATTACACGGGTTTTTATTCCCTTTTTTCTGGCTTCGATCATGAGATCTGAATGTGTTGTTGCTATCAGAGGGTCACCTGCACTTACAAATGCAACATCCTTTTTTTCAGCTTCTTTCAATGGTATGTTCTCCTCTTCAACCTGTTCCCTTGTTAAAATGGTTATTTCAACTCCCAGCATCTCTTCAAGGGTAGATATGTTGGTTCCAAAGAGTCTTGCAGTGTAAAACTCAGCGTAAATTGTATCAACATTTTTAAGGGCTTCGGCACCCTTCATGGAGATATCTCCTGCATCGTAAAGTCCCAGTCCAATAAAGTAAAGCATCAAATCACCTTTTCATCCTTTTTTAAAATCGATAAATTTTATAATGGCACACAATCAATCTAATTATATCTAAACTTTATATCAATAATCCAATATTAAATATTTAGATTTTTTATAAGTTTTAAAATCATGATAATGATTAAGAGAAGAAGTGTTTTAAATGGATTGATTGAAATAATCAAATTTGACCGAAGTATCAAATCTTAATCTTTTCAACTAAAAACTGTTCAATTGAGGAAAATTCCATGATCGGCCTGAAAGTTCCCAAACAAAATGCAGATAAAATCCGCAGAATGCTCCTTAAAGAGTCTACCATAGATCTTGACTGGAAAATAAAGCGTTCTGGAGAATTCGTTTTCATACCCCTTGTGAAAATCCCAACAGAACAATTAATGGATTTAATTGGAGAAGGAGTATGCTGCAATTTAGAACTTGTTGAAACTGAGTTTGAATCCCAGAGGAGGGAGCCTAAGAGTTTCACAGATTACCTCAAGGGAAAAATTGACCCTGAAAAGATGGATGAAATCAAAAAATCCTTCGACATCATTGGGGATGTTGTGATACTGGAGGTACCCGAGGATCTTGAGGATGAAAGATACTTGATAGGTGAGGCTGCACTTAAATTCACAGGCAGAAAGGCAGTTTTCCG is a genomic window of Methanobacterium congolense containing:
- the dph5 gene encoding diphthine synthase, which codes for MLYFIGLGLYDAGDISMKGAEALKNVDTIYAEFYTARLFGTNISTLEEMLGVEITILTREQVEEENIPLKEAEKKDVAFVSAGDPLIATTHSDLMIEARKKGIKTRVIHSSSILSAAPGIAGLQAYKFGKVTTIPFPEENYFPHSPYLAVKENMDSKLHTLVLLDIRAHEDRYMTANQGLEYLMRVESERGENLISGDTLAVVIARAGADKPVVRADKIEKLLNEDFGGPLHCLMIPGDLHFMEAEALVVLGGAPPEILEEDL